The following coding sequences are from one Malaciobacter pacificus window:
- a CDS encoding RNB domain-containing ribonuclease translates to MLKELFTKLQSQNQNFNEEELKLIKKYEDQGIIQKNEDTYELNSKYKVAIVNVGKNLVILEDLVSEHKNIKIEFDSLNGAYNGDLVLAKRVFNPRSRTKAKIIKVLDGKSHDILVYVKDGNFHTLKENILLQSKKSKDYKEGDVLLIDNKSFDLVKNIGNLSDAKIDEFISLYLYQETFRHDKPLEVNAKMDDIKKRVDLRELPFCTIDPNSAKDHDDAIYYDQNEKVLYVAIADVSYFVKEGSELDKLAFKKSTSIYLPAKVLPMLPNELSEDMCSLKEGVDRYAYVFKIYLDLEKQDVIKSELFEAIINSHKKYSYGRIDRVIEGHFDQTSAIDNEIFKYLLPLYEVTKAYRAKRLKTGYEFRTQENRLRLKNFKVESIEVETSTASHQLIEECMLLANIEASKKVNSVGIYRIHEEPSLKAISKLVDDVNILGVSVKLKNNVHETITHIQQKAKYTGLEEEIDELIIQSQTQAKYSSKNLGHFGLGFKSYSHFTSPIRRYSDLVLHRILKTKQTPKDIDAICEHISTNERKVDQLVWDFEDRKYARWAKDNIGNYIKVKVVDTEKGRAVCVENMIGLKLTLDNYKAQKLFSKMKVKIKSADIATKQIVATIV, encoded by the coding sequence TTGCTAAAAGAGCTATTTACTAAACTTCAATCACAGAATCAAAACTTTAATGAAGAAGAATTAAAATTAATTAAAAAATATGAAGATCAGGGAATCATTCAAAAAAATGAAGATACCTATGAATTAAATTCAAAATATAAAGTTGCCATAGTTAATGTAGGTAAAAACTTAGTAATTTTAGAAGATTTAGTAAGTGAGCACAAAAATATTAAGATTGAGTTTGATAGTTTAAATGGGGCTTATAATGGTGATCTAGTACTAGCAAAAAGAGTTTTTAATCCAAGAAGCAGAACTAAAGCAAAGATTATAAAAGTTTTAGATGGAAAGAGTCATGATATTTTAGTTTATGTAAAAGATGGGAATTTTCATACTTTAAAAGAGAATATTTTACTTCAATCAAAAAAATCAAAAGATTATAAAGAGGGCGATGTTTTACTAATTGATAATAAGTCATTTGATTTGGTTAAAAATATTGGAAATTTAAGTGATGCTAAAATTGATGAATTTATTTCACTATATTTATATCAAGAGACTTTTAGACATGACAAGCCTTTAGAAGTAAATGCAAAAATGGATGATATTAAAAAAAGAGTTGATTTAAGAGAGCTTCCTTTTTGTACTATTGATCCAAATAGTGCAAAAGACCACGATGATGCAATTTATTATGATCAAAATGAAAAAGTATTGTATGTAGCAATTGCAGATGTTTCTTATTTTGTAAAAGAGGGCAGTGAGTTAGATAAATTAGCTTTTAAAAAATCAACTTCTATTTATTTACCTGCAAAAGTTTTACCTATGCTTCCAAATGAACTAAGTGAAGATATGTGTTCATTAAAAGAAGGAGTTGATAGATATGCTTATGTTTTTAAAATATATTTAGATTTAGAAAAACAAGATGTAATTAAAAGTGAACTTTTTGAAGCAATTATAAACTCTCACAAGAAATACTCTTATGGAAGAATTGATAGAGTTATTGAAGGCCATTTTGACCAAACAAGTGCAATTGATAATGAGATATTTAAATACTTACTTCCACTTTATGAAGTTACAAAAGCATATAGAGCTAAAAGATTAAAAACAGGATATGAGTTTAGAACTCAAGAAAACAGATTAAGACTTAAAAATTTTAAAGTTGAATCAATTGAAGTTGAAACTTCAACTGCATCTCATCAATTAATTGAAGAGTGTATGTTGTTAGCAAATATAGAAGCAAGTAAAAAAGTTAATAGTGTAGGAATTTATAGAATTCATGAAGAGCCATCATTAAAAGCTATTTCAAAATTGGTTGATGATGTAAATATATTAGGTGTTAGTGTAAAACTAAAAAATAATGTTCATGAAACAATTACTCATATACAACAAAAAGCAAAATATACTGGACTTGAAGAAGAGATTGATGAACTTATTATTCAATCTCAAACTCAAGCAAAATATAGTTCTAAAAACTTAGGACACTTTGGTTTAGGATTTAAATCTTATTCTCATTTTACAAGTCCAATTAGAAGATATTCAGATTTAGTGTTACATAGAATTTTAAAAACAAAACAGACTCCAAAAGATATAGATGCCATTTGTGAACATATCTCTACAAATGAAAGAAAAGTAGACCAACTTGTTTGGGATTTTGAAGATAGAAAATATGCAAGATGGGCAAAAGATAATATTGGAAACTATATTAAAGTAAAAGTTGTTGATACAGAAAAAGGAAGAGCTGTTTGTGTCGAAAATATGATTGGATTAAAATTGACTTTAGATAACTATAAAGCTCAAAAGCTATTTTCTAAAATGAAAGTAAAAATAAAATCTG
- the ilvC gene encoding ketol-acid reductoisomerase, producing the protein MALNVYYDKDCNIELIKSKKVAMIGFGSQGHAHAENLRDSGVEVIVGLRKGGSSWAKAEAKGFEVKTVGEATAAADVVMILLPDENQADIYANEIKPNLKADATLAFGHGFNIHYGRIEPEATNDVIMVAPKAPGHTVRSEFVKGGGIPDLIAIHQDASGNALELAKSYASAVGGGRTGIIETTFKDETETDLFGEQAVLCGGATALVQAGFETLTEAGYDPMMAYFECLHELKLIVDLMYEGGIADMRYSISNTAEYGDYIAGKRIINDESKKAMKELLAEIQDGRFAKDFILEGQAGYPRMNAERKNSRASLIEQTGANLRSMMPWIAEKKIVQQDKN; encoded by the coding sequence ATGGCATTAAATGTTTACTACGATAAAGATTGTAATATCGAATTAATCAAATCTAAAAAAGTTGCAATGATTGGATTTGGTTCTCAAGGACACGCACACGCAGAAAACTTAAGAGATTCTGGTGTTGAAGTTATTGTTGGATTAAGAAAAGGTGGTTCTTCATGGGCTAAAGCTGAAGCTAAAGGTTTCGAAGTTAAAACTGTTGGTGAAGCAACTGCTGCTGCTGATGTTGTAATGATTTTATTACCAGATGAAAACCAAGCTGATATCTACGCTAACGAAATTAAGCCTAACTTAAAAGCTGACGCTACTTTAGCATTTGGACATGGATTTAACATTCACTATGGAAGAATTGAACCAGAAGCTACTAATGATGTAATTATGGTTGCTCCTAAAGCTCCAGGTCACACTGTAAGATCTGAGTTTGTTAAAGGTGGGGGAATTCCTGACTTAATCGCTATTCACCAAGATGCTTCTGGAAATGCTTTAGAATTAGCTAAATCTTACGCTTCTGCTGTAGGTGGAGGAAGAACTGGTATTATTGAAACTACTTTCAAAGACGAAACTGAAACTGATTTATTCGGTGAGCAAGCTGTATTATGTGGTGGAGCAACTGCATTAGTTCAAGCTGGTTTTGAAACTTTAACTGAAGCTGGATATGATCCAATGATGGCATACTTTGAGTGTTTACACGAATTAAAATTAATCGTTGACTTAATGTATGAAGGTGGTATTGCTGATATGAGATATTCTATTTCTAATACTGCTGAGTACGGTGATTATATTGCTGGTAAGAGAATCATCAATGATGAGTCTAAAAAAGCTATGAAAGAATTATTAGCTGAAATTCAAGATGGTAGATTTGCAAAAGACTTCATCTTAGAAGGTCAAGCTGGATACCCAAGAATGAACGCTGAAAGAAAGAACTCTAGAGCTTCATTAATTGAGCAAACAGGTGCTAACTTAAGATCTATGATGCCTTGGATTGCTGAGAAAAAAATCGTTCAACAAGACAAAAACTAA
- a CDS encoding divergent polysaccharide deacetylase family protein, producing MSKKKQKTNKTKSSQISNKKLAKVFLLIFSFAILSVGVSYFIMQKENSIKTTKTSTIIKKEEPLKIEKSDELKEFDEKKLDEHFENKRQEETYHSKYEEITEEVKKDIIEHHPKIIDKKIEKKQETTKISEEKKVEKKVQSTKKIEIQEKYDESKIVTQRDKFKFDHNDKPKLAIVIDDVTTSAQKRRILDVGYKVTMAFLPPTPGHKNSASIAQDLPFYMIHFPLQASSKFSGPEINTLTINDSYETIEKRVAQLRKWYPKAIYTNNHTGSVFTENHEAMDKLFKALKKHNFIFVDSRTSANSVVKKYAKKYNMPYIVRNTFLDNEKDFHYIQNQLKKAIIIAKKRGFAIAIGHPYNITTEVLAKSKHLLKDVEPIYINELPYLK from the coding sequence ATGAGTAAAAAAAAACAAAAAACAAATAAAACTAAATCATCACAAATATCAAATAAAAAACTAGCTAAAGTATTTTTACTAATATTCTCATTCGCCATTTTATCAGTTGGTGTAAGTTATTTTATAATGCAAAAAGAGAATAGTATTAAAACTACAAAAACTTCAACAATTATAAAAAAAGAAGAACCTCTAAAAATAGAAAAATCCGATGAACTTAAAGAGTTTGATGAAAAAAAACTTGATGAACACTTCGAAAATAAAAGACAAGAAGAGACTTATCATAGTAAATATGAAGAGATTACAGAAGAAGTAAAAAAAGATATCATTGAACATCATCCAAAAATAATAGATAAAAAAATTGAGAAGAAACAAGAAACTACAAAAATTAGTGAAGAAAAGAAAGTAGAAAAAAAAGTACAATCTACAAAAAAAATTGAAATTCAAGAAAAATATGATGAATCAAAAATAGTAACTCAAAGAGATAAATTTAAATTTGACCATAATGATAAACCAAAATTGGCAATTGTAATTGATGATGTTACAACAAGTGCTCAAAAAAGAAGAATTTTAGATGTTGGATACAAAGTGACTATGGCTTTTTTACCTCCAACTCCTGGGCACAAAAACTCTGCCTCAATAGCACAAGATTTACCTTTTTATATGATTCACTTTCCATTACAAGCTTCTAGTAAATTTAGTGGCCCTGAAATAAATACTTTAACAATAAATGACTCTTATGAAACAATTGAAAAAAGAGTAGCGCAACTTAGAAAATGGTATCCAAAAGCTATTTATACAAATAATCATACAGGCTCAGTATTTACAGAAAATCATGAAGCAATGGATAAACTATTTAAAGCTTTAAAAAAGCATAACTTTATATTTGTTGATAGTAGAACAAGTGCTAACTCTGTTGTAAAAAAATATGCAAAAAAGTATAACATGCCATATATTGTAAGAAATACATTTCTAGATAATGAAAAAGATTTTCACTATATTCAAAATCAATTAAAAAAAGCAATTATAATTGCAAAAAAAAGAGGCTTTGCAATTGCAATTGGACACCCTTATAATATCACAACTGAAGTTTTAGCCAAATCAAAACATTTATTAAAAGATGTTGAACCTATTTATATAAACGAACTTCCTTATTTAAAATAG
- a CDS encoding DNA-processing protein DprA: MIRKLEFHINELENMKKYPKDLFYIGNYKLLEKRKISIVGTRRPNSYAKEFTHKLSSKLSNSGFCIISGAALGVDAIAHNAAGAANTIAVVANGLDIRYPSVNKNLISNIEREGLILSAYKEGEKARNYTFVLRNEIVVALGEILIVTQADEKSGTLTSIEYALKMGKKVYTIPHRLNESIGTQKLIKEGLIEVIYDIDEFIESLGVQIKPQILDEVLLYCESNPSYDEAFAKYSNKIFEYELEGKIKVENGKIFVI; encoded by the coding sequence ATGATTAGAAAATTAGAATTTCATATAAATGAATTAGAGAATATGAAAAAATATCCCAAAGATCTTTTTTATATTGGTAATTATAAACTTTTAGAAAAAAGAAAAATCTCAATAGTTGGAACTCGTCGTCCAAATTCCTATGCAAAAGAGTTTACACATAAATTATCATCAAAACTTTCCAATAGTGGTTTTTGTATTATTAGTGGAGCAGCACTAGGTGTTGATGCAATTGCACACAACGCAGCAGGCGCTGCTAATACAATTGCAGTTGTAGCTAATGGTCTTGATATTAGATATCCAAGTGTAAATAAAAATCTTATTTCAAATATAGAAAGAGAGGGATTAATTTTATCTGCATATAAAGAAGGAGAAAAAGCTAGAAATTACACATTTGTTCTAAGAAATGAAATTGTAGTTGCCCTTGGAGAAATACTTATAGTCACACAAGCAGATGAAAAATCTGGCACTTTAACTTCCATAGAATATGCTTTAAAAATGGGTAAAAAAGTTTATACAATTCCACATAGATTAAATGAAAGTATAGGTACTCAAAAACTAATCAAAGAAGGTCTGATTGAAGTTATTTATGATATAGATGAATTTATTGAAAGTTTAGGTGTTCAAATAAAACCTCAGATTTTAGATGAAGTTCTATTATATTGTGAGTCAAATCCAAGTTATGATGAAGCCTTTGCTAAATATTCAAATAAAATTTTTGAATATGAGCTAGAAGGGAAGATTAAAGTTGAAAATGGAAAAATATTTGTTATTTAA